gagataGCTTAGGTTCCCAACTCCATTGGAAATCAATCACTCAGGCTCGGagtagatcctctaaaatctgtatGACTTTCTCAGACTGACCGCTGTCTAAGGATGAAATGCGGTACTGAATAGTAGTTTAGTCTCCAAGGccgcatgtaaactcttccaaaatgatgaagtgaatCGTGTGTCTCGGTCTGACACTATAAACACTGGAATTCCATGCAGTCTAACTATCTCTCGGATGTatagctctgcatactgagccATGGAAAACATCATCATAACAGGTAGGAAATGTAATGACTTAGTAAGACGGTTTACTattacccaaatggcattgagtCCTTTCACTGTCTTGGCAATCCTACCACGAAATCCATAGTAATGTTCTTCCACttccacacgggaatgagaagTGGTCTAAGCATTCCCgttggtctttgatgctctgtattcacttgttgacatgtcaagAATTCGGATAATAAGTACATAATATCTCGTTTCATTCCCAGCCAACAATATAAAAGTTGcaagtccttgtacatcttggtagtTCCAAGATGAACAAAATAAGGGGTACTGTGAGCCTCATTCATGATGTCAACTCTGAGTGAATCACCACTAAGAACCTATAGTTGACCTCGATACTTAACAATGTCATCCTCGACTGATTATAACGTGCTGCCCTTCGATTCATCTCGTTGTCTCCATTTCTGCAGCTGCTCATCATTAGACTGTTCGGCTCGAATTCTATCTCGAAAAGTGGAATACGCTGTCAATGTAGCGAGATTATGGGCCTCTCCCCTAGCATAAATTTCAAGATCGAAGCGATGAATTTCAACTTGTAGAGGCTTCTGTACTGATAAATGGGCCAAGACTGTCCATTTCCTACTCAAAGCGTCCGCCACTCTATTAGCTTTACCGGGATGATTGCTAAtgtcgcagtcgtagtcttttacaagttctagccatcttctttgtctaatgttcaactccttttgggtgaagaaatacCTGAGGCTCTTGATGTCCTTAAAGATCTTGCATTTCTttccatacaagtagtgtctccaaatcttcaacgcaaatacgACTGCTGTAAGCCCTAGATCATGCGTCGGATAATTTTTCTCATGTACTTTGAGCTGTCCCGACGCATATGCTATGACTCGATCATGCTGCATAAGAACTGCGCCCAATCCTAGCTTTGAAGCATCAGTAAATACCACATATTCCCCTTGCTCTGTCGGCATTGCTAAAACTGGCGCTATAGTGATTGCTTGCTTCAACTGATCAAAGCCATTTTGACATTTCGGTCCTCAAATAAATtctgcattcttctttgtcaaagaTATCAagggtactgcaatggatgaaaaacccttgatgaacttacgatagtaaccagctaaacccaagaaactgcggattTCCGTCACACTTTTAGGCACTGGCCACTGCTTGACTGACTCGACCTTAGATGGGTCGACCTCTACTCCCTCTTTTGACATGATCTGGCCTAAGAATGCTACCCTCtctagccaaaactcgcacttgctgaactttgcataAAACTTCCGATCTCGTAACACTTGCAAGGTCGTCTTCAAGTGCTGCTCATGCTCCTTTcggctcttggaatagatcaagatgtcatcgatgaaaaaaataataaactgatcAAGGTACGGTTGAAATACactattcatgagatccatgatgATCGCCGGAGAATTAGTCAATCCAAAAGGCACcaataaaaactcataatgcccataacgCGTTCTGAAATTCGTCTTGTGCACATCCGTCTCTTttactctcagctggtgatatccagaccgtaaatctatctttgaaaataccgaagctccttgcaattgatcaaacaaatcttcGATTCGAGGtaatggatacttattctttactgtcaCTCGATTCAGCTAtctgtaatcgatacacagtctcatgctcccatcttttttcttcacaaatagtaCTGGTGCGCCTAATGGAGAAAAACTAGACCGAATAAATCCCTTGTTTAATAGTTCTtgaattgatattttaattctttcatttcaacaGGTGCTAGGCGATATGATTCCTTAGAGATCGGCATGGTACCAGGCATCAATTCAATAgcaaattccacctctcgccGGGTAGGATACCAGAAACATCGTCAAGGAAAACGTCCGAAAATCCTTAACTACCTCCACGTCCTCAATAGATCGACTGTCAGTGTTGGTATAGATACAATACTAGCAAGAAAACTTTGGCAACCCTTTTGAATAAGTTTCTTCGCACGCATGCATGAAATAATATGCGGGATTTGATTGTTTTGTGCTGTCTCGAAGATAAATGCTTTCCCATTCGGTGGTCTAATAGATACTGACCTCCGTCGAAAATTAATAGTAGTCCCATTCAATGTGAGTCAATCCATCCCCAAGATAATGTCGAACTCGGGCATTGGTAGTACTATCAGGTCCGCTCGTATAATATTCTTGTGCAATTTAAGTTCAACATCTTTAACCATGCTACTAGAGATCATATGTTTTCCAGAAGGCACTATAACTCAGAATCCCGACTCTATGTACACTGGTAAGATTCTCAATTTCTTCacgaaggtttcagatatgaaagaatgcGTAGCTCCAGAATCTAGCAAATTGTAAGTTGCTAACCTGCTAGCAATATTCGTCCTAGTAATATTTGTATTATTCTCGATTAAGGCCATAAAATTTAGAAATCCCCTATGATCTAGGCCCTGCTAGTTTCCCATATTAGCATTTCAAccccttaagtttaaaaaattACCAAATGACctcttaaaattttcaaattttgcaaTTCAATCCTAGGAAATTTcgaatttatataaatttttcctcaacattttttgaaaattgctaTCTAGTCCCTTAAGTTTTCGAATTGCACTAGGTtctcattaattatttttcgTAAATTTCAATTTAGCCCCTAAAAATTTCAATCTTTTATAATTTGATCCAATAACTAGTGTTTGCAAGAATTCAATTTCTTAAAC
This sequence is a window from Primulina huaijiensis isolate GDHJ02 chromosome 13, ASM1229523v2, whole genome shotgun sequence. Protein-coding genes within it:
- the LOC140991222 gene encoding uncharacterized protein, producing MPTEQGEYVVFTDASKLGLGAVLMQHDRVIAYASGQLKVHEKNYPTHDLGLTAVVFALKIWRHYLYGKKCKIFKDIKSLRVDIMNEAHSTPYFVHLGTTKMYKDLQLLYCWLGMKRDIMYLLSEFLTCQQVNTEHQRPTGMLRPLLIPVWKWKNITMDFVVGLPRQ